GGAACCGAAGGATCGCCCGCCGGTGTTCCTGCCGGAATGCCAAGATTCAGCACCATATTGCCGAATGTTGCATTGCTCATGTCCGGAAAAGTTGCGTAACCCGACTTGGAAGGCGGCGCGATATAGTCATAAAGCACCGGCTTGACATAGCCTGACGGGGTCTGCGCATCATCAAAAATCGTCAGCGTGATCTGGTCTGCACTGACATTCTGATTGACGCCGTTTACCGTCTGAAAAAGATTTAACAACGGGCCACCAACCGGATACTGGCTCATGGCGTTGTCTGAATACTGCGAGCCGTACGAGTTCGATTTATCGAAGAATACCTTTGAGTATTCATCATAGGTCGGCGCGATGTCCCCGGACTTCAGATTGCTGCCAAATGCGTAGACGGGACTCCAGTTCCAGTTGTAATCAAGGTTGACCTCATCAGTCATGGAGGTCGGTGTCGCCCCCCTCTGCCCAAGGTAGCCGAGGTCCAGTCCCGTTAGAAACTGGGTAAAAATTGCACCGTACTGATCATTCTCACCGAGAAACTCTGATTTGTAGAACGTTTCCTTGCCGTTTACGACCGAGTAAATGTCTGCCTTTGTCGACGCGTCAATTGCATAGATATTCCTGGCCAGATCCGCCGAACTGATCTTGATCGTGCCCTTGATCTGACTGTTGACGTCAGGCGTCAGAATATACGTTCGGGTTGCCTCATCGTAGGACGCACGATAGTTATAGAAGCCCTGGTTGTGCCATTCACCGGTGGCGTCCGGGGCACCATTGAATATTCCGGCAATCCTGACGGGATTGTCCTTGAGATGTTCCCCAAGTTTGGATAGATAGGTTGTCCAGTGAGCGTCGGTGTATTCCGTCGGCCTGACATACAAACCCTGTGACGCCGTTGAAGGCGACCCCGCGTAGAGAAACTCGTCCGCCAGCGGACCCGAGCTGAACTTGATCAAAGGCGAACCCGCCGAGTGCATGTCTGCGAGAAGCGTGTTGCCGGAGACTCCGTAACCTGCGGTCATCGCTGAACTGCCATTGGTGTAGTCGACCCGCAGCGACATCGGAAATCCGAAGCCGTTGACTGACGTCAGGTTGCCTTGTGGTGTGCCACCGGCATCTGCCGGATCGAGCGCATACTCGAACGAGTCGTAGCGAAACTGGTCGGTCGCTGTTGTCGACGTACTCGGAGCCAGATCGGCCTCTTTGGTGATCTGCTTCTGAATGCTGGCCAGATCAGCATTGGTCTGAACCACATACAACTTGCCGCTATTGATCAGCGGAATCGTGGCGCTGGCACTTGCCTTCTTGCTGGCCGCGTCATAGATAGTTGACCAGTATGCTGTCGCGCCATCAAATGCTACGGTAAAGAGATAGGCATCCTTGCTTTCGAGAAATGCCTTCTTCTGTGCTGTCAGGTCAACTTTGATCGCGCTGGTCGTCATGGAAAGATCCGCCTCGGCATTTCTCTGAAAACATGTCAGTAAGACACTTAAGCAGCCTGTCAGGCTACATACACCCCAACCGCGACAAAAACCGTAGCTGTCAGCTTGCACGCAGACATCCACTGATCAATGATTGAGCAATCGATCTTGTTATACAGCCATTCGTTTTGCCTGAGCAACTAAGTTATTTGCATCAACGTCTCCCCAAAAGGACCGCGATTCCTACTTCGCTTTGGCCGATGGTCAGTGACGCTTCAGTGAACTCCTGCTTTATCGAGGGGCCTGACTGCACCGACTCTGCACAGGCTAAAACTCGATGCCCTCGCACTAGAATATTGATTGCGCCAACCAGGTCGGCTTTTCCTTCAAAATCCCAACCGACACACACGAAACGCGCTTGCGTCTGGCGGTTGCCTTTCGACTCATGGCCACAACACGAACAGGTCTGGCTGGCGTATCGGGGCGCAACGGCAACAACAAACCCACCAGCCCGTACGCGCCTTGTACTCGAGTTGCCGGCGAAACTGCGCCCAGCCTTGATCTAGAATTGACCGTTTCAGGCCAGACTTCTGTTTCAACGAGGAGTCCATCACGCAGCCTGCAGCACAAAATATCCCTCTCACCAGAGTACGCAGTCAACCCGTCCCGGATTCGCGCAGGGTGATAATGGAAGGCTACGATATGGCTGACTTGCCACCAGACACCTCTGATCTGAGTTCACTTCAGTTCGGCTCGAAGGGCGTGGCGTTCAATCGGCTTATAGCTACCCGATAACATGCTGCCCCCGCGCAGGCGATACACCGTGAGGAAATGTGCGTTGAACCTTTCCCCAGCTCGAATCCGGAGACTGACGATGCGGGCCTGCCTGCGGCTCCAGGCTGCTTTGCTGGACCTGCGGGACGGAACTGAAGCCCTGTGGTTTAGAGCCATGCGCTGGCGCAATCTGCCTGAAACCCTCAACTGGCGGCTGGAGGGTCCTTTCGATAGCAGTTACAGCCTGGCCCTGGTCAACCGGGAGACAGCCAGATCGCTCACTGAACTTGGCCACTGCGTGGCATTAAAAAGTACCGAAGGCCCGGGTGACTTTGATCCCGATGGCTCGTTTCTGCTACGCAATCCAGATCTGAACGAAATGCACTTGCGCACCCAACAGCGCAAACCATACAAACTGCATGTGACAAGCCGCAATCTTTATCCGCCGAGGGTTCACAGCATGAGCAGATCCATACGCTGCCTGCATGCGTATGCCTGGGAGGAAAGCGAGTTTCCCCAGTCATGGGTCCATCAGTTCATTCACCATCTTGACGGCATCTCGGTTGTCTCACATCACGTTCGCAAGATCCTGATTGACAACGGCGTCACTGTTCCTATAGCCGTCACCGGGCTGGGCACGGACCACTGGAGAGGACTAACATCCCAGCCCGGGATCAGTGTGTCTGGCAGGTCATTCAGGTTTCTCCATGTTTCCTCATGCTTTCCGAGAAAGGGCGTGGACTGCCTGCTTCAAGCCTATGGCATCGCATTTTCCAGTGAGGATGATGTCACCCTGATCATCAAGACCATCCGCAATCCGCACAATGAGGTTCACACATGGCTGGCACAGGCCCGCGGGCGACGATCTGACTACCCACACGTCGAGATCATCGAAGAAGACCTCTGTGACCGCCAGCTCAAGAATCTGTATGAACAATGTCACGCGCTGGTCAATCCAAGTCGTGCGGAGGGGTTCTGTCTACCCCTTGCTGAAGGCTTGCTGTCCGGACTGGCGGTCATCACGACTGCGTGGGGTGGGCAGACCGACTTCTGTGATGAATCTGTTGCCTGGATGGTTGACTACAAATTCGCCAGAGCCCAAAGTCATCTCGGACTGACCGACTCCATCTGGGCAGAGCCTGACACAAGCCACCTTGCATCAGTCATGCGTGAGGTTTACCAGGCACCTGAGAGGCTGCGAAGGGCTCGTATTCTGGCAGGCCAGAACCGGCTTCAATCAAACTGGCGATGGGATCAGTCAGCATCCCGTCTGGTCGAATCGGTGCGACGATTTCGGAACAGACCTCTCCCCCCGAGACCTCGCATTGGCTGGGTCACGACCTGGAACGCCATGTGTGGCATCGCCACTTACTCCGAGCACCTGGTCAGACATATGTCAACGCGTGTGACCGTACTTGCTTCAAACACCGCATCCACGGTCAGGCCGGATGAACGACACGTCCAGCGCTGCTGGGTGAGCGAAGACCCCTCGAATCCTATCGAGTTACAACTGGCTATTCGTGATCGAGGCCTGAATGTTCTGGTCATCCAGTTCAACTACGGCCTGTTCGACTTCACGTCATTTGCAAACTTCCTGAATGGCGAAGTGGATGCCGGGCGCACAATCATCGTCATGATGCATGCCACCGCAGACCCTGGTAACCGGCGCGACAAGCGCCTGATGAACCTTGTGCCGGCACTTGCGCGCTGCGACAGGTTGCTCGTTCACAGCACTCACGATCTGAACCGGCTCAAGACACTGGGACTGACCGAGAACGTCACGCTTTTTCCGCATGGGATTCTGGACATCCCAGACGGATCCCGGTGCTTCGCACCAATTGGTCAGAGGCAAATTGTTCTGGCCACCTACGGCTTCTGTCTGCCTCAAAAAGGACTGCCAGAGATAATCGAAGTTCTGGAACTGCTCAGACAGCAAGGACTGGACGTGAAACTGCGTATGGTTAACGCACGTTACCCCACCCAGTCCTCCGCAGATCTTGCCCAGCAGATCCGAAGCACCATCAAACGAAGGAATCTGGAAAAGCACATCGAGCTGCATGACCAGTTTCTGTCAGATACGGACAGCCTTGAACTGTTATCAGGTGCCGATATCATCGTGTACCCTTACCAGACGACCGAGGAATCAGCCAGCGGCGCCGTACGTTACGGACTCGCTGCTGCCAGAGTAGTCGCCGTTACTCCGCTCGCGATCTTTGAAGATGTGGGGCCATATGTCAGCAAGTTGCCCGGCATCCGTCCAGCGCAAATGGCAGACGGCATTGCTCAGCTGATTTACACCCTGCGAACCTGCCCACAGAATATCGAAAGCCTGCAACCTGGTGCCCAGATCTGGCGTGACAGCCACCGTCATACTGTTCTGGCCAGGCGCCTGGACAACCTCATCACAAGTTTGCTGACAAACCGCTCCAGCTCTCCCTGATCGCTTCGCACAGGTTTTCGAGGGGTCTGAACAAGAACCCGAATAGCGCCATATGACCAGTCACAATATCGGCAATCACAGTAATAGCCTGCAGAGGCCTATCGCCACTCACCGTCACTGGCTGAATCAGCAAAGAGAGACTGACCGTACTGACCGAGCCGCCAGTTAACGATTTCATCGGTCATCCGACTCAATGTGCCTGTCTCATCTGGCAACACAGTCTGAGTGAACCTGAAAACGGATCCATCAGATGCAAACCAGGCAATCGCAGAGCCGGGCTCAGGCGTGCACCAGTAGTGGACTGGCATCTTCTTCCATTGATTAGCCCACCGTCGGTCTGACAAACTGGAAAGCGGCTGCAACGATGCAGGCAGGTCACGTTGCCAGGCCGGGTTTCGCAAGAACCAGTCTTTTCCCCAGACTGCGAGACTGTCGATCGCCACCTCCTGATCCAGCTTTTCCCGAGAAATCAAAGTCTTCAACAAGATGAGCTTGTAGGACCGAACGACCCGGGTCACGGTCAGGTCCCTGAACCACTGCGCGTGACGCTCGATGACAGCCATCTCATCCGGTGTGGCATCACCCTGTTCATCCAGATACTCCCACCAGGAGCCATGATTGCGCCGCAGGTTCGTCAGGTTGACACCGGTTTGCGCCAGTTCGGTGATGGTAGGGCGACGCCCCAGGCTCGCCCTGGTCGCCGTGTACTGTCGATCTAACCTGTCCTTGACCAGACCATCCAGAAACTCGATGAAGCCCAGGTCGTAGTTGACGAAGCAACCCTTTGCAAGCTTGAGATCAGACCTGTGCAAGTAACTCACCAGCTCCCGACGGGAAGGTTTGTGTGCGAACTGGTGTCCCAGCAATAGCTCGGGACGATTCAGAAAACTATGATGATTTCCTACAAAGTCAACGACAACCAGTCGATCCTTGGTGTCACTCAGACGCAGTCCCCGACCCAGTTGCTGTAGAAAAAGAACCCTGGATTCGGTTGGGCGCAGCATCATCACCGTGTCAATCTCAGGCAAGTCCACGCCCTCATTAAACAGATCCACCGAGAACACAACCCGCACGACCGCGCGAGCAAGTTGATGCAATGCCTGCGAGCGCGTAACTTGCGAGTCGCTATGGACGCTAAGTGCGGGTACTCCCGCATGCTGGAAGAAATCCGCCATGTAATCCGCATGTTTTTGCGAAGCGCAGAACGCGAGCGTTCTCGATTTCGCCCTGGATTTCCACTCGTTAAACACATGACGGGCCCTCGACCGAGTCGCGAGCTGCGCAAACAGGCTATCCGGATCGAAACGGCCGTTTCGCCATGGAATGTGCTGATAGTCGACATCCCGGTCGAAAATACCGTAGTAGCTGAATGGGCAGAGTTGGTCGGCCTCGATCCCATCAAACAGATCGAACCTGAAGATCAGATTGTTATCACATAGATGCAGGATGTCTGATCCATCCGAGCGGTCCGGCGTCGCGGTCAGTCCCAGCAGGAACTCTGGCTCGAAGTAGGACAGCAGTTTCTGATATGTACCTGCCGCAGCGTGGTGAAACTCGTCGACCACAATGTAATCGAAGTGATCCCTACCAAAACGCTCGAGATGGGACTCTCTAGCGAGCGTCTGGACCGAGGCAAACAGCAGATCCACGTGATCGTCCTTTTGCTTGCCGGTGAACCGGCCGATCCGCTGGTCTGGCATGACGTTCAGAAAGCTGACTTGTGCCTGCAGCAGAATCTCTTCGCGGTGCGCGACAAAGAGCACTCGTTTTGCGCCGGCCTGTATGGCATCAAAGGCTGCCAGATAGGTTTTACCAAGTCCTGTCGCGAGCACCACCAGCCCCTTGCGCAGTCCTCTCGCGCGAGCCAGTTTCAAGGCCTCAAGCGCACTCACCTGATGTGGTCTGGGAGTCGGCTTACCGGGTGATGCAACATCAACCTCGGGTCTGACAACATCGATCGGCACGATCTTGCGCGCATTGTCGTACCGGGTCTGATACTCATCAATCCACACAGAACTCAACGGCACGACCTGCGGGTGTTGATTCAAGGTCGCAAACCCCTGCCGGACCTGCGCGACACGCTTGTCGGACGAGGGATCGTGCTCATCCGGGTAGCTAAGGTGGTAGTTCCACTCCAGACCGTCCGTGAGTGCTTTCTTACTGAGATTGCTCGATCCGACGAACACATCAGCGCTGACCATCGCGCCTTGTTCTGACTTCACAAAGATGTACGCTTTGAGATGAAAACTGTCACCAGGCCCGGTCTGGAACACCCGGATGTCTGCTCCACGCTCGGCCAGCAACATCAGTTGTCTGAGCGCAATCGGATCGGTCACACTCAGATAGTCACTGGTCAAAACGGCTAAACGCACATGTCTGCTCTCGGACAGGAGTGCGGCTTCGAGGTCCCCGAAAATCAGATCAAGACCAGTCTTGCGGATGAACGAAACGGCAATCTCGATCTCGGTTGCCTGAACCAGTGCTCGACGTAGTGCCGGCAAAAGCTGATGATGCTCACCCCCGGTCACCAGAAACGATGAAACGTTCGCTGCAGCCATCAGGGCGGATTCCATCCCTCGCTGGCGACACAGACGGTCTGCCAGCGCACCTCACTGCGCCGGAGTCGGTCTGGCGCCAACCCTTCGCTCAGGGCATGAAACGACCGCCCACAGGCATGCGCAAGTCGCTCCACCTCCTGTGCACTCACTGCATACATGGGTCGGTCCGGATCCGGTGCGCCGAAACGCAAAGTGATGATCAGCACACCCTGCCGGGACAATATGCCGTCGAGTCGGGCAAATGCTCGAGGCCGGTGCTCTGGTTTCAGATGCATCCAGACCGCCGACAGGAGAATCAGGTCATATTCTCGAGCTGGTGCAGCCAGGCCCTCGAGTCCTGGTAGACGGGCATCACACCATTGAACTGTGCTTCCTGTTCGCTGCCGTCCAAGTTCGCGCAACGCCGGTGACGGCTCGGCAGCAGTCACCCGCCAGCCAATGCGATCAAGCCAGGCCGCGTCTCGCCCGCTGCCAGCCCCCACATCCAGCGCGTACCCAGGTTGTAGACGCTCGAGAACGCCGACCCATTCTGCATGCACATCGGCCGCTGCGACCGAGTCATACTGCGACTGATACCGCCGGGCATGCTGGTCGTAATGCAAAATGGTTTTGTCGATCACGCGTTCTCCTATCCAGATCCAGGTTTTGCCGCTCAACCTCCAGGGTTAAAACAATCTCTACACGGCACGATGTAACGATGCATCACTGTTCGCAATCTAGAGTTTCCGATCAGGATAAAACCAGATTTAGGATCGTGTACAGACCTTTTTGTCGACAAAGACTTTCTGTTGAAAGGAAAAAACCGTGCAGGACATCAAAGCAGTTTCCCGGGATTCATGAGATGGTTTGGATCGAGCGATCGCTTGATCGTCATCATGAGGTCCATCTCGACACTGGATTTATAGCGCTTGAGTTCATCACGTCGCAACTGCCCTACACCATGCTCGGCACTGATACTGCCTCCGTATTGTGCAACCAGATCATGTATCAAACGATTCAGCTGTTCGACCGCCTGCTTGTATGACTTCTCGCCCAGCGATGCGGGCGCGAGCACGTTGTAATGCAGGTTGCCATCTCCAATGTGCCCGAAGTTGATGACGGTGAACTCTGGCCGGACGTCGGCGCAGATGGAATCGGCCTCCTGCACAAACTGGGGAATACTCGAGATTGGCAAAGCAATGTCATGCTTGATGGCATGTCCGGCTGCAACTTGAGCGGGCGAGATGCCTTCACGCAATCCCCACATTTCGACAGCCTGTGCGGTTGAGCTCGCCAGCGCCACATCCACCGCCAGGCCGCGTTCGATTAGTGCCTGCAAAGCATCTTCAAACGGCGTCGTGGCTGCCGTCGCCGACGTATGGCTGACTTCTGCGAGCACGTGAAACGCCACAGGACTCTGAAGGGGACTGCGTGCCGAGTTGAAATGACCTAGTACAAGATCCAGGCTTGCCTGAGTCATCATCTCGAATGCAGTCAAGGAATCGCCACAAATATCCTGCAATCCGCGCAAGGCATCCACCACATCGGCAAGGCGCTCGAAACCAATCCATGCTGTCTGCCGGTTTCGAACTGCCGGATACATTTTAAGAACTGCGGCAGTCACAACACCCAGAGTACCTTCCGACCCGATAAAGAGATGCTTCAGGTCGTATCCCGTATTGTCTTTCCTTAAAGCCCGCAACCCATTCCAGACCCTGCCATCTGGCAATACGACTTCCAGACCCAGCACAAGATCACGCGTATTACCGTAACGAAGCACACCGGAACCACCCGCGTTTGTGGCCACGTTACCACCGATGGTGCAACTGCCCTGTGCCCCCAGACTCAGCGGAAACAAACGGTCTGCATCGGTAGCCACCTGTTGCACTTGCGCGAGCGTGACGCCCGCATCGACGGTCATGGTGTTGTTAATCGGGTCGACATCGCGGATGCGCTTCATGCGGGTCAGGCTCAGCACGACCTGGGAGTTGCTCGTGTCGGGCGTCGCCGCACCACTCATGCCAGTGTTTCCACCTTGAGTGACTACAGGTGTGTGTGTCTGATGACACAGTCTGAGCACGGCCGATACCTCGGTGGTGCTTCTCGGTCTGACGACCACAGGCGTCAGACCCGTCCACTTGCCCAGCCAGTCCCGGACGTAGGCATCGTGTTCGGTCTTGTCCGAAATGATTCCGTCCGGACCCACAATATGAGCAAACTGCCCGACCAGGCTTTGGTGATTCATCTTCTTACAAGGGTCCAGATACAGAGAAGTAGTGCAATGCCACTGCTGTCTTGAGCTTTAATGGAATTGATCGAATATGCCGCAAGCTTGCTTGTGACAAGCCCCGAAACCTGTGCAGATCACCACCTCAGCAACGCCCTGCCCATGGCCATTGCAGTTGCCGCCTGAGTCGGCTCGACGACTGGCATATCCAGTTCCTGCTGCAACCAGTCCCGATGATCAGCCATACCTGCACACCCCAGCACCAGCACATCAACGAGATACTCGTCTCGCAATTTCTGACCCGCACGTTTGAGACCTTCCCGGGTGCGCTGCGGATCGCCAAGCTCCAGAACAGTCATCCCCAATGGCTCTTCTGCGACCACCCGGTCGGTCACACCCATGGCACCAAACATTCGTCCATGACGCCGGATCGAACCGCGCAGGATGGCAATGACGCCAATGCGTTGCCCCATCGTCATCGCTGTCAAAATGCCGCTCTCGCTGATCCCCATGACGGGACGTGATGTTGCCTCGCGAACCGCATACAAGCCCGGATCACTGAAACACGCGATCACAAACCCACCCGTACGTTCACCGTGCTCGGATTCCAGTTTCTGAACCAGTCGCACCAAAGGTAATGTGACATTCTCGACGTCGATCTGACGCTCCACACCGGACGGACCTTCGGCCAGTGTCAGACACTGGATCTCAGGGCCGTCGGTTGTTCGTAAGGGATCCAGTGCCTTGTCAAATGCATCGGTGACGCTCTGGGTGCTATTGGGATTGATAACGAAGATGATCGGACGCATGAGCATGGTTCTCCTGTCAGAACGACTGCCCTCGGGCATGAGAGCATGACCAGAGTCTAGCAGTCACTAAGTGAAAACAAGATTGCAATTTTGTATTGAGTACTTAACATTAAGTTATGGGTACCAGGTTCGGAGGTCTGTCGCTGATACAGCGAATGCGAGCAAACCTGCACTCCGGGTACTGTCGCCCAGGTCCTTCCGAACAGCGACTCGTTCGCCCGGCTCATTTGCCCTGCACCGAGGCACTCATCCACCATCCAACTCTCCTCACATCCAACCAGCCATGCAACTCAATCTGCGACAAATCGAAGTATTTCGTGCCGTGATGTCAACCGGATCTATCAGCGGTGCAGCCAAGCTGCTTTTTGTGTCCCAACCCGCAGTCAGCCGTACGCTCTCACACATGGAGCAGCGACTGGGTTTTCCGCTGTTTGAACGGGTCAAGGGACGCTTGTACGCAACCCCGGAGGCCAAATCCATGTTCCGGGAGGTCGAAATTGTCTACAACGGGGTCAGACGTGTATCTGAGCTTGCGACTGAGCTCGCTGAAAGGCGAGCCGGAATCCTGCACCTGGTTTCAAGTCCTAGCATCGGTCACATGCTGGTCCCCATGGCAATTACCCGGTTTCACAACATCCGGCCCGAAGTCAAGGTCACTTTTCAGCCATTGACACTGCACCCCATGACGCAGATGCTGCTTGAGGGTCGCGCCGAGCTCGGCGCCATGATCGTCCCGACCGATCACCCCAATCTGCTCTCTCGCACAATCGGCAAGGGTGAACTGGTCTGCATCTGCCCCTACGACCACGAACTTGCGCGACGAGCCGTCCTCGAGATTTCCGATCTGAAACCATACTCGCTGATTGCCTACAGCCCTGACTCTCAGTTTGGCATCCTGATCGCCAGTCTTTACCAGCGTGAACAGCAGCCCCTCAAAGTCTCGATCGAGGTCAGTTCCCCACTCAATGCCTGCGCCCTGGTCAAGGCTGGAGCGGGGATTTCCATTGTTGACGAGTTCTCAGCCCGAAGCTCCAAAGGGGACTTTGTGATCCGACCAATCCGAAACACGACAAAACTGATGATCAACCTGGTTCAGTCACGGTTTGAGCCGATTTCTCAGCTTGCGCAGGACTTCGTGAAGTGCCTGCAGGAGACTGTCGATCAGTCGGGATTTTCACTCCACGAGAGCGATCTGATGCATGACCGGCCCCCCAGCCCTTAACAGTTCGTTATACAAGGCGAATAAATATGCAAGTGATGAAACGTGTATTCGGGGATAGCATGAATTAACAGTTACGACTCATCACATCGTTTGCAAGGGGATATTCATGGTTGACGCACCCAGCGTTCATGGCGTTTACACAATCTGCCCGACACCGTTCACTGACGACATGTCGGTCGACGTGCAGAGCATCAGGCAACTGACCGACTTCCTGATTGAAAGCGGTGTGACCGGTCTGGCGATCCTGGGCTTCCTGGGGGAGCTTCACAAACTGTCCGATCAGGAGCGTCGCCTCGTCGCAAAAACATTTATTGACCATGCGGCCGGGCGGGTTCCGGTCTGGGTCGGCGTCCGTGCTCTCGGCATTGCTGGTGCGATCGAGCAGGCTCAAGACGCCCAGAGCCTCGGAGCGAGCGCCGTCTTCGCTGCTCCGCTTGACGGCGCAAGCGATGCCCTGCTCTACGACTATTACAGGACACTGGCTGACTCAGTCAAGATCCCTGTCGTGATCCACGACTTTCCAGACTCCTTTGGCACCGAAGTCAAGCCAGAAGTCATTGCCGGACTGGCCCAAAGTGGTGGTGTTTCCATGATCAAGATGGAAGAGCCTCCAGTTGGCCAGAAAATCAGCAAGATTATCGAGCTTGCAGGATCCAGTCCCGTCAGCATCTTTGGCGGACTGGGCGGGGTGTACTTCCTGGAAGAGCTGCAACGTGGGGCGATTGGCACCATGACTGGCTTCGCCTTTCCAGAGATCCTGGTTGCCATCTACGAAAAGTTCGCGAGTGGTGATGTTCAAGGGGCTGCTGCGGTCTTTGATAAATACTGTCCGCTTATCCGCTATGAGTTCCAGCCCAAAATCGGGCTTGCACTGCGCAAGTATGTCTATCAGCGTCGCGGTGCCATTTCCAGTCAGGCCATCCGCTCACCTGGCATGCGTATTGATGGCACGACAATTGCTGAGCTTGATGCAATCGTCAGGCGAGTGGGACTTTCCTACGAAGGAAACGGCCCCTCCATTCTCAGGAACTACAGCTGATCAAGGGAGGCAGTCATGCAATCGAATCAGCAGTTCGATCTCACTATCCGCAATGGCAGAATCAGTACAGCTGCCGAAACGTACTACGCCGACATCGGGATTCGTGACGGACAAATCGCAGCCATCGCCGCAAAACTCCCCCTGCCACAAACGATATCGACGCGAGCGGCCAGTGGATACTGCCCGGTGGAATCGACAGTCACTGCCACGTGGAACAACTGTCTGGAATGGGCGTGATGTGTGCGGATGATTTTTACAGCGCCACGGTTTCGGCAGTGTTCGGAGGGACCACGACCATTGTTCCGTTCGCGGCACAGCACCGTGGCAACCATGTGCCAGACGTGCTGGCTGATTACATGCAGCGCGCGGCTGACAAAGCCGTGATCGACTATGGCATTCACCTGATTCTGACGGACCCGACTCCAGAGACGCTATCCGAGCACCTGCCCAAGGCAATCCGTGACGGCATCACTTCGTTCAAGATCTACATGACCTACGACCGGATGCTGCTTAACGATTATCAGGTTCTGGACGTGCTGGAATGTGCTGGTCGTGAAGGTGCACTGGTCATGATTCATGCCGAAAACAACGACATGATCCGCTGGATTGCCCGCAGGCTGGTCGAGCGTGGCATGACTGCCCCAAAGTTCCATGGCGTTGCACACACACCACTGGCTGAATCGGAAGCAGCCAACCGCGCAGTCGCCATGGCCAGGCTGGTCGATGTACCCATCCTGATCGTTCATGTTGCCGGCAAAGAAACCGTCAGTGTCATCAATGCGGCCCAGGCTCTCGGGGTATCTGTTCACGCAGAAAGCTGTCCTCAGTACCTGTTTCTGACAGCCAAGGATCTGGACAAGCCGGGCCTTGAAGGTGCCAAGTTCTGCTGCAGCCCTCCCCCAGGCGACGAGGCATCCCAGGAAGCGATATGGCAAGGGCTGATCGACGGCACGTTACAGATTTACTCATCTGACCATGCGCCATACAAGTTCGACGAGACAGGCAAGCTCCCCAAAGGGGACCAGACAACTTTCAAGGACATGGCCAACGGTGTTCCGGGAATCGAGCTGCGTCTGCCGCTGCTCTTCTCTGAAGG
This sequence is a window from Orrella marina. Protein-coding genes within it:
- a CDS encoding FAD-binding oxidoreductase, whose translation is MNHQSLVGQFAHIVGPDGIISDKTEHDAYVRDWLGKWTGLTPVVVRPRSTTEVSAVLRLCHQTHTPVVTQGGNTGMSGAATPDTSNSQVVLSLTRMKRIRDVDPINNTMTVDAGVTLAQVQQVATDADRLFPLSLGAQGSCTIGGNVATNAGGSGVLRYGNTRDLVLGLEVVLPDGRVWNGLRALRKDNTGYDLKHLFIGSEGTLGVVTAAVLKMYPAVRNRQTAWIGFERLADVVDALRGLQDICGDSLTAFEMMTQASLDLVLGHFNSARSPLQSPVAFHVLAEVSHTSATAATTPFEDALQALIERGLAVDVALASSTAQAVEMWGLREGISPAQVAAGHAIKHDIALPISSIPQFVQEADSICADVRPEFTVINFGHIGDGNLHYNVLAPASLGEKSYKQAVEQLNRLIHDLVAQYGGSISAEHGVGQLRRDELKRYKSSVEMDLMMTIKRSLDPNHLMNPGKLL
- a CDS encoding aspartate/glutamate racemase family protein — its product is MRPIIFVINPNSTQSVTDAFDKALDPLRTTDGPEIQCLTLAEGPSGVERQIDVENVTLPLVRLVQKLESEHGERTGGFVIACFSDPGLYAVREATSRPVMGISESGILTAMTMGQRIGVIAILRGSIRRHGRMFGAMGVTDRVVAEEPLGMTVLELGDPQRTREGLKRAGQKLRDEYLVDVLVLGCAGMADHRDWLQQELDMPVVEPTQAATAMAMGRALLRW
- a CDS encoding LysR family transcriptional regulator, with amino-acid sequence MQLNLRQIEVFRAVMSTGSISGAAKLLFVSQPAVSRTLSHMEQRLGFPLFERVKGRLYATPEAKSMFREVEIVYNGVRRVSELATELAERRAGILHLVSSPSIGHMLVPMAITRFHNIRPEVKVTFQPLTLHPMTQMLLEGRAELGAMIVPTDHPNLLSRTIGKGELVCICPYDHELARRAVLEISDLKPYSLIAYSPDSQFGILIASLYQREQQPLKVSIEVSSPLNACALVKAGAGISIVDEFSARSSKGDFVIRPIRNTTKLMINLVQSRFEPISQLAQDFVKCLQETVDQSGFSLHESDLMHDRPPSP
- a CDS encoding dihydrodipicolinate synthase family protein, translating into MVDAPSVHGVYTICPTPFTDDMSVDVQSIRQLTDFLIESGVTGLAILGFLGELHKLSDQERRLVAKTFIDHAAGRVPVWVGVRALGIAGAIEQAQDAQSLGASAVFAAPLDGASDALLYDYYRTLADSVKIPVVIHDFPDSFGTEVKPEVIAGLAQSGGVSMIKMEEPPVGQKISKIIELAGSSPVSIFGGLGGVYFLEELQRGAIGTMTGFAFPEILVAIYEKFASGDVQGAAAVFDKYCPLIRYEFQPKIGLALRKYVYQRRGAISSQAIRSPGMRIDGTTIAELDAIVRRVGLSYEGNGPSILRNYS